AGGTTTTGATTTTTAATCTTTTATGACCTCCCTACCTTTTAAAACCGTAAATATCCTTATTTTCTTTTAATTTGTTGAATAAATATTCCGAAAATTATAAAAGCCAAACCGATAAAGGTTGTGTAATATATGTTTTCTCCAAGAAAAATATGAATGAAAATCAATGCCAAGAAAGGAGAAAAAAATACAAGATTACTTATTCTGTCATTTCGGTCGGTTATTTGCAAAGCTTTTAACCACAGGAAGAATGTTATTCCCATTTCAAACAGGCCAACATAAGTAATTGCGAGAATTCCTTCAATTCCGGGTAATTTGAAATCAGAAAAGAAAAAAAGACTGATTGAAATATATAGTAATCCGAAAAAGAATGCCCAAAATAACTTCTTTTCTCCTGCCCTCTTATCTTTT
The sequence above is drawn from the Bacteroidales bacterium genome and encodes:
- a CDS encoding DMT family transporter, which encodes KDKRAGEKKLFWAFFFGLLYISISLFFFSDFKLPGIEGILAITYVGLFEMGITFFLWLKALQITDRNDRISNLVFFSPFLALIFIHIFLGENIYYTTFIGLAFIIFGIFIQQIKRK